One region of Malania oleifera isolate guangnan ecotype guangnan chromosome 6, ASM2987363v1, whole genome shotgun sequence genomic DNA includes:
- the LOC131158812 gene encoding beta-1,6-galactosyltransferase GALT31A, protein MGSRPHMKAAATTGISPRWVSVFCIVSFCFGVLLINRLWAIPDSIKMDASSMEKQQLREPQPVVNCEKKEVSIQEGDIISQVSQTHDIIMTLDKTISSLEMQLAAARAARADDEEESHTASKAGTEQPKQRPKVFFVMGIITAFSNRKRRDSIRETWMPKGEELNKLEREKGIIIRFVIGHSATPGGVLDRIIDAENVQHKDFLRLNHVEGYHELSTKTQIYFSTAVAKWDADFYIKVDDDVHINLGMVGSTLARHRSKPRVYIGCMKSGPVLAQKGVKYHEPEYWKFGEEGNKYFRHATGQIYAVSKDLATYISVNRHILHRFANEDVSLGSWFIGLDVEHIDDRSLCCGTPPDCEWKAQAGNPCGASFDWSCSGVCKSVERMEEVHQRCGEGDGAIWHTSF, encoded by the exons ATGGGGAGCAGGCCTCACATGAAGGCGGCTGCAACCACTGGAATCTCCCCCCGATGGGTTTCTGTCTTCTGCATTGTCAGCTTCTGCTTCGGAGTTCTCCTTATCAACAG gTTGTGGGCTATTCCTGATTCAATAAAAATGGATGCTTCATCAATGGAGAAACAGCAATTGCGGGAACCACAGCCTGTGGTTAACTGTGAGAAAAAG GAGGTTTCCATCCAGGAAGGAGACATCATTTCTCAGGTTTCACAGACACATGATATAATCAT GACTTTAGACAAAACTATCTCATCTCTGGAGATGCAGCTAGCTGCAGCTAGGGCTGCCAGAGCTGATGACGAGGAAGAATCTCATACTGCATCAAAAGCAGGAACAGAGCAACCAAAACAGCGGCCAAAGGTTTTCTTTGTCATGGGAATAATTACTGCATTCAGCAACAGAAAGCGCAGGGACTCGATCAGAGAAACTTGGATGCCCAAGG GAGAGGAGCTGAACAAGTtggagagagaaaaaggaattatAATACGGTTTGTCATAGGACACAG TGCAACCCCAGGCGGTGTTTTGGATCGTATCATAGATGCTGAAAATGTGCAGCATAAGGATTTCCTGCGACTG AACCATGTAGAAGGATACCATGAATTGTCCACTAAAACCCAAATATATTTTTCGACTGCCGTTGCTAAGTGGGATGCTGATTTTTATATTAAAGTTGATGATGATGTGCACATCAATCTTG GAATGGTAGGTTCTACTTTGGCCCGCCATAGGTCAAAACCCCGTGTCTATATTGGTTGTATGAAATCTGGACCCGTACTGGCACAGAA AGGGGTCAAATACCATGAACCGGAGTACTGGAAATTTGGTGAGGAAGGAAACAAGTATTTCAGGCACGCAACTGGACAAATATATGCAGTCTCCAAAGATTTAGCCACCTATATTTCAGTAAACCG GCACATACTTCATagatttgcaaatgaagatgTCTCTCTAGGTTCATGGTTTATTGGTCTCGATGTTGAGCATATTGACGATCGAAGCCTTTGCTGTGGGACTCCACCTG aTTGCGAGTGGAAGGCACAAGCTGGGAATCCATGTGGAGCGTCATTTGATTGGAGCTGCAGCGGCGTGTGCAAGTCGGTGGAGAGAATGGAAGAAGTGCACCAGCGGTGTGGAGAGGGGGATGGAGCAATCTGGCACACCAGTTTCTGA